A genome region from Natronosalvus rutilus includes the following:
- a CDS encoding glycosyltransferase, with product MSDSSVDEDTDWRLRDLDIAIAHWGINAWGGAEYLATILADVLNVDRIYTIGEPKPDDPNPYGNVRFVDVTKDLSPRLLRKVQAHVGRPFEYALWEDVDWREYGSPDVLITSGATTRSVITPAETLHLNYCHSPPRWFYDLYHDRKDSTTGVLARPLIRYLRMRDHTIDPRVDGYFANSPIIAQRLRKYYKRDSEVLYPPVAVDSYREDDDGGFYLHLGRLDEEKGVPEVVEAFARLDHQLVLAGGRGDVEDTVVEKIKRSENLVYRGFVEEGEKRDLLATCRGVVFNGRNEDFGIVPIEANASGKAVLARNDGFPGIYVEDGKNGYRHDGTPAGIQASVERFESAGLDGDPRSKVETFSTAAFEKQLKSAVVDRYEAFATAARGNH from the coding sequence ATGAGTGACTCTTCAGTGGACGAGGACACAGACTGGCGCCTCCGTGATCTCGACATCGCTATCGCCCACTGGGGAATCAACGCCTGGGGAGGCGCGGAATACCTTGCAACGATTCTTGCGGATGTCCTGAACGTGGACCGGATATATACAATCGGAGAACCCAAACCAGATGATCCAAATCCGTATGGAAACGTACGGTTCGTGGACGTGACGAAGGACCTCTCTCCCCGCCTGCTTCGGAAGGTTCAGGCGCACGTAGGTCGACCTTTTGAATACGCTCTCTGGGAAGACGTTGATTGGCGTGAGTACGGATCTCCCGACGTATTGATCACGTCGGGGGCGACGACTCGTTCGGTCATTACGCCGGCTGAGACCTTGCATCTGAACTACTGCCACTCACCCCCACGCTGGTTTTACGATCTCTATCACGACCGGAAAGATTCCACCACCGGAGTACTCGCCAGACCGTTAATTCGGTATCTCCGGATGCGCGATCACACGATCGACCCACGCGTAGACGGCTACTTCGCAAACAGCCCGATTATCGCGCAGCGCCTACGAAAATACTACAAACGTGATTCGGAGGTGCTGTATCCGCCCGTCGCCGTTGACTCCTACCGCGAAGACGACGACGGCGGGTTCTATCTTCATCTTGGTCGTCTCGACGAGGAGAAGGGCGTTCCGGAGGTGGTCGAAGCGTTCGCGAGGCTTGACCATCAGTTGGTACTGGCTGGCGGCCGTGGCGACGTCGAAGACACGGTCGTCGAGAAAATAAAGCGGAGTGAGAACCTCGTGTACCGCGGGTTCGTCGAGGAAGGCGAAAAACGAGATCTCTTGGCGACCTGTCGGGGTGTCGTGTTCAATGGCCGTAATGAAGACTTCGGGATCGTTCCGATCGAAGCGAATGCTAGTGGAAAGGCCGTTCTGGCGCGTAACGACGGGTTCCCGGGAATCTACGTCGAAGACGGTAAGAACGGATACCGTCACGATGGGACGCCGGCAGGTATTCAGGCCTCCGTTGAACGGTTCGAGTCGGCCGGGTTGGACGGTGATCCTCGGTCCAAAGTCGAAACGTTCTCAACCGCTGCCTTCGAGAAGCAACTGAAATCGGCTGTCGTCGATCGGTACGAGGCATTCGCGACGGCGGCGAGAGGAAACCACTGA
- the aglG gene encoding glucosyl-dolichyl phosphate glucuronosyltransferase, translating into MRVSVVVCEHTLDRYQDLRDAVNSILAQSHDDIELVLVADGNEDVCQQFYEEYDDHESVSIHCNKNNVGLLESRNNGARVATGDVVAFMDDDAVADPAWVAELVEVYENLDALSVGGKMIPLWVAGRPRFLPEEFYFLVGVTQRGFADEKGEVRNTFGSNISFRREVFLDLGGFDTTIGGRQGDENLQGGETELCARLRSEYNQSVYYNPEAEVAHKVFDYRTKPLWLLDRAFWQGYSKRGMEVLVPESTGEEYDFLGRLFRKFVPARTRNLVRNPSLEKAVQFIMLFAFTGAVGFGYLYGMTKWR; encoded by the coding sequence ATGCGCGTCTCGGTGGTCGTCTGTGAACACACGCTGGACCGGTATCAAGACCTTCGAGATGCAGTCAATAGCATTCTCGCCCAGAGCCACGACGACATTGAACTTGTACTGGTAGCAGACGGGAACGAAGACGTCTGCCAACAATTCTATGAGGAATACGACGACCACGAAAGCGTTTCAATACACTGTAACAAGAACAATGTCGGGCTTCTCGAAAGTCGAAATAACGGAGCCAGAGTGGCGACCGGAGACGTAGTGGCGTTCATGGACGATGATGCCGTAGCCGACCCCGCATGGGTAGCTGAGCTCGTCGAAGTGTATGAGAATTTAGATGCGCTTTCTGTGGGCGGAAAAATGATTCCACTCTGGGTGGCTGGACGGCCGAGATTCCTCCCTGAGGAGTTCTACTTTCTCGTCGGAGTTACCCAACGTGGATTCGCCGATGAAAAGGGTGAAGTTCGAAACACTTTCGGCTCGAATATCTCCTTTCGCCGCGAAGTTTTCCTCGATTTGGGCGGGTTCGATACAACTATTGGCGGTCGTCAGGGGGATGAGAACCTCCAGGGCGGCGAAACGGAACTGTGTGCCCGGCTTCGTAGCGAGTACAACCAGAGCGTCTACTACAACCCCGAAGCGGAGGTCGCCCACAAGGTGTTCGATTACCGGACAAAACCGCTGTGGTTGCTCGACCGCGCCTTCTGGCAAGGGTATTCCAAGCGCGGAATGGAAGTACTGGTCCCCGAATCGACCGGCGAGGAGTACGATTTTCTTGGCCGACTCTTCCGCAAGTTCGTCCCAGCACGTACGAGGAACCTCGTTCGTAACCCTTCTTTGGAAAAGGCCGTTCAATTCATCATGTTGTTCGCCTTTACCGGCGCTGTTGGGTTTGGTTACTTATATGGAATGACGAAATGGCGTTGA
- a CDS encoding NAD-dependent epimerase/dehydratase family protein, translating into MEGKRVLITGGAGFIGSNLANYLASTNEVVVVDDLYLGTTDNLIDEVEFHDVSVLDDDLPSDVDILFHLAALSSRNMHEDDPRRGCRINVEGFVNAVEQVRKQGCETVVYASTSSIYGSQTDPSVESMDVEAHTGYEASKLARERYAEYYANHHGLSMAGLRLFSVYQGFGGNEEHKGKFANTVAQFTDRIAAGESPKVFGDGTQTRDFTHVDDVVRAFELAADHELGGVYNVGTGDAYSFNRMIELINDELATDVEPEYVDCPFDDYVEHTCADPSKFSRATGWAPSIDFEDGVKMVCQPYLD; encoded by the coding sequence ATGGAAGGAAAACGCGTTCTCATCACGGGCGGTGCTGGGTTTATTGGTTCTAACCTCGCAAACTATCTTGCTTCTACAAATGAGGTAGTTGTCGTCGACGATCTCTACCTGGGGACCACCGACAATCTTATCGACGAAGTCGAATTCCACGATGTGAGCGTCCTTGATGATGACCTCCCGTCCGATGTTGATATCCTGTTCCACCTCGCAGCACTCTCCTCTCGGAATATGCACGAAGATGATCCTCGGCGTGGATGTCGTATCAACGTTGAGGGCTTCGTCAATGCGGTTGAGCAGGTTCGTAAACAGGGTTGCGAAACCGTCGTTTACGCCTCCACGTCGTCTATCTATGGCAGCCAGACTGATCCATCCGTTGAAAGCATGGATGTCGAGGCACACACGGGGTACGAGGCGTCGAAACTAGCTCGCGAACGTTACGCTGAATACTATGCCAATCACCATGGACTCTCGATGGCTGGCCTTCGCCTGTTCTCTGTCTATCAAGGATTCGGAGGTAACGAGGAACACAAAGGTAAGTTCGCAAATACCGTCGCCCAGTTCACGGATCGAATTGCCGCCGGTGAATCGCCAAAAGTGTTCGGCGATGGTACACAGACTCGGGATTTCACACACGTCGATGATGTCGTGCGCGCGTTCGAACTCGCTGCAGATCACGAACTTGGCGGGGTATATAACGTCGGAACGGGCGATGCCTACAGTTTCAACAGGATGATCGAACTGATCAATGATGAACTCGCCACTGATGTCGAGCCAGAGTACGTTGACTGTCCCTTTGACGATTACGTCGAACACACATGTGCCGACCCATCGAAATTCTCTCGAGCAACGGGTTGGGCCCCTTCGATCGATTTCGAAGATGGAGTGAAGATGGTGTGCCAGCCCTACCTTGACTAA
- a CDS encoding oligosaccharyl transferase, archaeosortase A system-associated produces MSTDTEHVDEGTETPSTLETWQEWYHLPLLGLVILFMLWTRLRSYENFVADGSPRLSGVDSWYHWRTIRWTAENYPFTMPYEVYTGYPTGTYVGHFGTLFDQLIVTAAMIVGLGNPSPETLYMVALVSIPLMGALTAIPVFYMGRRLGGTIGGLVSIVLLALVPGSFFYRSAVGQLDHHIGEALFMAIAVLAMMVAVRAGERDRPIYELVVDRDWDALHRPTIYSVLAGLALTLFIWVWPSAVLLIGIFGVFFCIQLCVDYIRGISPDHVAFVGAVSLGVTAIGSVLLFEQWSSSVSDFGYLQPTLALAVAFGCVFMAWLARQWDDLEVNRNYYPAAIAGLLIVGLGTMAVLIPDLYDTVINNLTSRLLPLDPSTGALTVSEAQPPDDFTQYVFNEFGAAFFTMLGGLAFLLLRPLFGREWRAEYTLVIVWSLFLISMASTQTRFSYYLAVAVAVVNAVFVADIARVLSLDFHRTADSIRDVETYQVIAIVLVVVMLFMPLLPPIAADGATTWERGENVGPSGDAMTWDESTQWLLESTPEPGNWAGAGNQSELEYYGTYDRPADGDFDYPGGSYGVMSWWDYGHLITTNGERIPHSNPFQQNARSSSWYLLAGEESHGEAILDGIAAGVPVVNQPAENITAEIESADSADEGEMRYVMIDDEMAGGKFSAITRWTDPAYSSYYDQSQYQIRDSEESVPVASDAYYDTMLASLYIDDAEGMDHYRLVHESERYSIVGGMALGQSIRPHYSLRLSNLGLPAGWSEQTAQFDAQLAQAEANNQVFGGFGFPIWDGHIVSSVKTFERVEGANITGTVDGEVADSDRVYAQIELETEPGRTFTYTQQANVSDDGTFELTVPYATNDELGPEDGYTDSAVEAVDEEYEIFVGTPEDGEIERQYLGTTAVPETAVVEGEDLEVTLEEGDGEIVPDPDAEAQPSEGEDENETDDGADDDESSNDGSENVTDDGNETETGSDDENETDAGSDANNGTNTDSDDENATNETNDTPDAPALMDPVAPRAD; encoded by the coding sequence ATGAGTACTGACACTGAACACGTCGACGAGGGAACCGAAACGCCCTCCACCCTCGAGACGTGGCAGGAGTGGTATCACCTTCCCCTCCTCGGGCTGGTGATACTATTCATGCTGTGGACTCGCCTCCGGTCCTACGAGAACTTCGTCGCCGACGGCTCGCCGCGTTTGTCCGGCGTCGACTCGTGGTATCACTGGCGGACGATCCGGTGGACCGCCGAGAATTATCCATTCACGATGCCTTATGAGGTCTATACTGGTTACCCTACAGGGACCTACGTCGGCCACTTCGGTACGCTATTCGACCAGCTTATCGTCACGGCGGCGATGATCGTCGGTCTCGGAAATCCTTCCCCTGAAACCCTCTACATGGTTGCTCTCGTGTCCATCCCGCTGATGGGCGCGCTCACTGCGATTCCCGTCTTCTACATGGGCCGTCGACTCGGCGGGACCATCGGTGGACTCGTCTCGATCGTCCTCCTCGCGCTCGTGCCTGGCTCGTTCTTCTACCGATCGGCCGTTGGTCAGCTCGACCACCACATTGGCGAAGCGCTGTTCATGGCGATTGCGGTCCTCGCAATGATGGTTGCTGTCCGGGCCGGCGAACGCGACCGGCCGATCTACGAACTCGTCGTCGACCGCGACTGGGACGCCCTTCATCGCCCGACGATCTACTCGGTCCTTGCCGGTCTCGCACTCACGCTGTTCATCTGGGTCTGGCCTTCGGCGGTATTGTTGATCGGTATCTTCGGCGTCTTCTTCTGCATCCAGCTCTGTGTCGACTACATTCGAGGAATTTCCCCCGACCACGTCGCCTTCGTCGGTGCCGTCAGCCTCGGTGTGACGGCAATCGGATCCGTGCTCCTGTTCGAACAGTGGTCCAGCAGCGTCTCCGACTTCGGCTACCTCCAGCCGACACTCGCGCTGGCTGTCGCATTTGGCTGCGTGTTCATGGCCTGGCTCGCCCGCCAGTGGGACGACCTCGAGGTCAACCGCAATTATTACCCGGCTGCGATCGCCGGCCTCCTGATCGTTGGACTCGGCACGATGGCAGTTCTGATACCTGATCTCTACGACACCGTGATTAACAACCTCACGAGCCGACTCCTGCCGCTTGACCCCTCGACTGGGGCACTCACCGTTTCGGAGGCCCAGCCCCCGGACGACTTCACGCAATACGTGTTCAACGAGTTCGGGGCCGCGTTCTTCACCATGCTCGGCGGACTCGCGTTCCTCCTGCTCCGTCCGCTGTTCGGACGCGAGTGGCGCGCGGAGTACACCCTCGTGATCGTCTGGTCGCTGTTCCTGATCAGCATGGCGTCGACCCAGACCCGATTCTCCTACTACCTCGCGGTCGCGGTCGCGGTCGTCAACGCGGTCTTCGTCGCTGACATCGCCCGCGTCCTCAGCCTGGATTTCCATCGAACGGCCGACTCGATTCGCGACGTCGAGACCTACCAAGTGATCGCGATCGTCCTCGTCGTCGTGATGCTGTTCATGCCCCTGCTCCCGCCGATCGCCGCTGACGGCGCGACCACCTGGGAGCGCGGCGAGAACGTCGGCCCGAGTGGCGACGCGATGACCTGGGACGAGTCGACCCAGTGGCTCCTCGAGAGCACGCCCGAACCCGGAAACTGGGCGGGCGCGGGCAACCAGAGCGAACTCGAGTACTACGGAACCTACGACCGTCCCGCCGACGGCGACTTCGACTATCCGGGCGGTTCCTATGGCGTGATGTCCTGGTGGGACTACGGCCACCTGATCACGACCAATGGCGAGCGCATCCCGCACTCGAACCCGTTCCAGCAGAACGCCCGATCGTCCTCGTGGTACCTACTGGCCGGGGAGGAGTCTCACGGTGAGGCCATCCTCGACGGTATCGCCGCGGGCGTTCCGGTGGTGAATCAGCCAGCAGAGAACATCACCGCAGAAATCGAGAGCGCCGACAGTGCCGACGAGGGTGAGATGCGCTACGTCATGATCGACGACGAGATGGCCGGTGGGAAGTTCAGCGCGATTACCCGATGGACTGATCCGGCGTACAGTTCCTATTACGACCAGTCTCAATATCAGATTCGCGACAGCGAGGAGTCGGTCCCGGTCGCTTCCGATGCCTACTACGACACGATGCTCGCGTCCCTGTACATCGACGATGCGGAGGGAATGGATCACTACCGCCTGGTTCACGAGAGCGAACGGTACTCGATCGTTGGTGGAATGGCCCTCGGCCAGTCTATCAGACCTCACTACTCGCTTCGCCTCTCCAACCTCGGTCTCCCAGCCGGCTGGAGCGAGCAGACCGCTCAGTTCGACGCCCAGCTCGCACAGGCGGAAGCTAATAACCAGGTCTTCGGCGGTTTCGGATTCCCGATCTGGGATGGGCATATCGTCTCGTCAGTGAAGACCTTCGAGCGCGTCGAGGGGGCGAACATCACCGGCACGGTCGACGGCGAAGTCGCCGACTCCGACCGCGTCTACGCGCAGATCGAACTCGAGACGGAGCCGGGACGAACGTTCACTTACACGCAACAGGCCAACGTGAGCGACGACGGCACGTTCGAGTTGACGGTCCCGTACGCGACGAACGACGAGCTCGGACCGGAAGACGGCTACACCGATAGCGCGGTCGAGGCGGTCGACGAAGAGTACGAAATCTTCGTCGGGACACCCGAAGACGGCGAGATCGAGCGCCAGTACCTGGGAACCACGGCGGTCCCCGAGACAGCCGTCGTGGAGGGTGAGGACCTTGAGGTGACGCTCGAGGAAGGTGACGGCGAGATCGTGCCAGATCCGGATGCGGAGGCACAGCCGTCCGAGGGTGAGGACGAGAACGAGACCGACGACGGTGCGGACGATGACGAGTCCAGCAACGACGGATCGGAGAACGTCACGGACGACGGCAACGAGACGGAGACGGGTTCGGACGATGAGAACGAGACGGATGCGGGTTCGGACGCCAACAATGGAACGAACACGGATTCAGACGATGAAAACGCGACGAACGAAACGAACGACACGCCGGACGCTCCTGCCCTGATGGATCCGGTAGCGCCGCGAGCGGACTGA